One stretch of Chloroflexota bacterium DNA includes these proteins:
- a CDS encoding peptidase M4 family protein, whose protein sequence is MKHKRLRWKRGLVPVVFACVLTPVLIALAAAPPTLVDPLSDLQQASDAPVRVAYHPATGVAEFFSGAVLVPGDSAEVRGRAFLTRYGRLFGVRDPAAELHVMRAASDSAGMSHVTYEQFYDGVPVFGARLVVHIDTEGRVVAVNGQFQPGIDLASVRPATDAAAVRMAAEADLGARSVAWEAAPRLVIWTHNAGDANARLTWELRGLADEPLGRWHYFVDAQSGAIVYRLDELTTAKDRRVFTTFNGSALPGSVLRCFEASPVCTGNDTAAQDAFDFSGTIYDYYFNNFGRDSYDNHGAPLTATVHYGVNVPLAFWNGDEVVFGDGNNVTSTVTAHDLDLAAHEWSHAVTEHTSDLFYEGESGALNESYADVFAVFITPTNWLIGETSYIADPVYGLRSLADPTKGGRWDPNAPATSAGQPDRMAVRAVLPDQFDNGGVHINSGIPNKSAYLLVNGGTFGGVTVAGLGLTKTQQIYYRAQAFYNTPFTSFANAAQNSFQACRDLVGQFGITSSDCESVVAAWAAVGVTTIRRLYLPLVTGAGDATQTPPPPTTSITGRVSESGTATAGITVTLAQCNSVTCTTLFITTTVADGGYRFAPPSLPAGLFYQVQYRQSATCSRFGAWDGPWIIPFAAGDSRAGGDFDISATLPITPAGGVIGIPQLFQWTGRTLPPSMTADLPEFQLYGSSGSALLHTQVLTRGVTSYAPPAGVVQAFQTYRWAVAVLGPQGRGDVGSVACQQGFTITSLSAAVVDRSYLPRMVGNR, encoded by the coding sequence CGGACTCGTGCCGGTCGTGTTCGCGTGCGTGTTGACCCCCGTGTTGATCGCGTTGGCGGCCGCGCCGCCCACCCTGGTCGATCCACTGTCCGACCTCCAACAGGCGTCCGACGCCCCAGTGCGCGTCGCATACCACCCGGCGACCGGCGTCGCGGAGTTCTTCAGCGGCGCGGTGCTTGTGCCGGGCGACAGCGCGGAGGTGCGTGGCCGAGCCTTCCTCACGCGCTACGGCCGCCTGTTCGGCGTCCGCGACCCCGCCGCCGAATTGCACGTGATGCGCGCGGCGAGCGACTCCGCCGGCATGAGCCACGTCACGTATGAGCAGTTCTACGACGGCGTGCCGGTTTTTGGCGCGCGGCTCGTGGTGCATATCGACACCGAGGGGCGTGTGGTTGCTGTCAATGGGCAGTTCCAGCCTGGCATCGACCTCGCCAGCGTGAGGCCCGCCACCGATGCCGCCGCGGTGCGCATGGCGGCCGAGGCTGATCTCGGCGCACGTTCCGTAGCATGGGAAGCCGCACCGCGCCTCGTGATCTGGACGCACAATGCGGGCGACGCGAATGCGCGGCTGACGTGGGAACTGCGCGGGCTGGCCGACGAACCGCTGGGCCGCTGGCACTACTTTGTGGACGCGCAGAGCGGCGCGATCGTGTACCGGCTGGACGAACTGACGACCGCGAAGGATCGCCGTGTCTTCACGACGTTCAACGGCTCAGCCTTGCCCGGCTCCGTGCTGCGCTGCTTCGAGGCGTCGCCGGTCTGCACCGGCAATGATACGGCCGCGCAGGACGCCTTCGACTTCTCCGGCACGATCTACGATTACTACTTCAACAACTTTGGCCGCGACTCGTACGACAACCACGGCGCGCCGTTGACCGCGACCGTACACTACGGCGTCAACGTCCCGCTGGCGTTCTGGAACGGCGATGAAGTCGTCTTTGGCGATGGCAACAACGTCACCTCGACGGTGACGGCGCACGATCTCGACTTGGCGGCGCACGAGTGGTCCCATGCCGTCACGGAGCACACGTCGGATTTGTTTTACGAGGGCGAGTCGGGCGCGCTGAACGAGAGTTACGCCGACGTCTTCGCCGTCTTCATCACCCCGACCAACTGGCTGATCGGCGAAACGTCGTACATCGCCGATCCGGTCTACGGCCTGCGCAGCTTGGCCGACCCGACCAAGGGCGGGCGCTGGGATCCCAACGCGCCCGCGACGAGCGCGGGGCAGCCCGACCGCATGGCCGTGCGCGCCGTGCTGCCCGACCAGTTCGACAACGGCGGCGTACACATCAACAGCGGCATTCCGAACAAGTCGGCGTACCTGCTGGTGAACGGCGGGACGTTCGGGGGCGTGACGGTCGCCGGGCTGGGGTTAACGAAGACGCAGCAGATATACTATCGCGCGCAGGCGTTCTACAACACGCCGTTCACGAGCTTTGCGAACGCGGCGCAGAACAGTTTCCAGGCGTGCCGCGATCTGGTCGGGCAGTTCGGCATCACGAGCAGCGACTGCGAGAGCGTGGTCGCCGCGTGGGCGGCGGTCGGGGTGACGACGATCCGCCGCCTCTATCTGCCGCTCGTCACTGGGGCGGGCGATGCAACGCAGACGCCGCCACCTCCGACGACGAGTATCACCGGCCGCGTGAGCGAGAGCGGGACGGCCACGGCCGGTATCACCGTTACGCTGGCGCAGTGCAACAGTGTGACATGCACGACGCTATTCATCACGACGACCGTTGCCGACGGCGGCTACCGCTTCGCGCCGCCGAGCCTGCCCGCCGGACTATTTTACCAGGTGCAGTACCGGCAGAGCGCGACGTGCAGCCGGTTCGGCGCGTGGGACGGCCCCTGGATCATTCCGTTCGCGGCGGGCGACAGCCGCGCCGGCGGCGACTTCGACATCAGCGCGACGTTGCCAATCACGCCGGCTGGCGGGGTGATCGGCATACCGCAACTGTTCCAGTGGACGGGGCGCACTCTGCCGCCGAGCATGACGGCCGACTTGCCGGAGTTCCAGTTGTACGGCAGTAGCGGCTCGGCGTTGCTGCACACGCAGGTATTGACGCGTGGTGTGACGTCATACGCCCCGCCGGCGGGCGTCGTGCAGGCGTTCCAAACGTATCGCTGGGCGGTGGCGGTGCTGGGGCCGCAGGGGCGCGGGGATGTGGGAAGCGTGGCGTGCCAGCAAGGGTTCACGATTACCAGTCTGAGCGCGGCGGTGGTCGATCGATCGTATTTGCCGCGGATGGTTGGAAACAGGTAG
- a CDS encoding adenylosuccinate synthase, whose protein sequence is MPVTVLIGAQWGDEGKGRVVDWLARDAQVVARYNGGDNAGHSITIGSRVIRLHLVPSGIFYKDVACLLAAGMVINPKNLLREMDEIQTAGYDVSPARLTISHNAHLVLPTHVALDAALEKFRGGDAIGTTQRGIGVAYSAKMLRTNLRAADLREPEHFADALHKQVTHANQQLAHEYRAPALNADALSAEYYAYAKRLASYIGDTSPIVHAVLARGGHIVAEGAQGVLLDIDMGTYPYVTSSNTGVAGALSGLGIGPQPITRIVGVLKAFNTRVGAGPFPTELFDATGAHLRGTGANPWDEYGSTTGRPRRTGWLDLVALKYATRNNGVTELVITKMDVLSGFGALKLCTGYRYKGELLADFPADAAVLQQVEPVYESAPGWAADVSGARKRSDLPAAARAYIARIEEFTGVPASLISVGPERDQIIIG, encoded by the coding sequence ATGCCCGTTACGGTTCTGATTGGCGCCCAGTGGGGCGATGAAGGCAAAGGCCGCGTCGTCGATTGGCTGGCGCGCGACGCGCAGGTGGTGGCCCGCTATAACGGCGGTGACAACGCCGGACACAGCATTACCATCGGCAGCCGCGTCATCCGGCTGCATCTGGTGCCCTCGGGCATCTTCTACAAAGACGTCGCGTGCCTGCTGGCCGCCGGCATGGTCATCAATCCGAAGAACCTGCTGCGCGAGATGGACGAGATTCAGACGGCGGGCTACGACGTCTCGCCGGCCCGGCTGACGATCAGCCACAACGCGCACCTCGTCCTGCCGACGCACGTCGCGCTCGACGCCGCGCTGGAAAAGTTCCGCGGCGGCGATGCCATCGGCACGACCCAGCGCGGGATCGGTGTGGCCTACTCGGCGAAGATGCTGCGCACCAACCTGCGCGCGGCCGACCTGCGCGAGCCGGAGCACTTCGCCGACGCGCTGCACAAGCAGGTCACGCACGCCAACCAGCAACTGGCGCACGAGTACCGCGCACCGGCGCTCAACGCCGATGCGTTGAGTGCCGAGTACTACGCCTATGCCAAGCGCCTGGCGTCGTACATCGGCGATACCTCGCCGATCGTGCATGCGGTGCTGGCGCGCGGCGGCCATATCGTCGCCGAGGGCGCGCAGGGCGTCCTGCTCGATATCGACATGGGCACCTACCCGTACGTGACCAGTTCGAACACCGGCGTGGCCGGCGCGCTGTCCGGGCTCGGCATCGGCCCGCAGCCGATCACGCGCATTGTCGGCGTGCTCAAGGCGTTCAACACGCGCGTCGGCGCCGGCCCGTTCCCAACCGAGCTGTTCGACGCGACCGGCGCACACCTGCGCGGCACCGGCGCCAACCCGTGGGACGAGTACGGCAGCACGACCGGCCGCCCGCGCCGCACCGGCTGGCTCGACCTGGTGGCGCTCAAGTACGCCACGCGCAACAACGGTGTGACCGAGCTGGTCATCACGAAGATGGACGTGCTGAGCGGCTTTGGCGCGCTCAAGCTCTGCACCGGCTACCGCTACAAGGGCGAGTTGCTGGCCGATTTCCCCGCCGACGCAGCGGTGCTGCAGCAGGTTGAGCCGGTCTACGAGTCGGCGCCCGGCTGGGCCGCCGATGTGAGCGGCGCGCGCAAGCGCAGCGACCTGCCGGCCGCGGCGCGCGCGTACATCGCGCGGATCGAAGAGTTCACCGGCGTGCCGGCCAGCCTCATCTCCGTCGGTCCGGAGCGCGACCAGATCATCATCGGGTAA
- a CDS encoding polysaccharide deacetylase family protein: protein MRELHVPILMYHYLSTPPENADAIRLDLSVPPEQFEQAVAYFAAQGYQTVKLQALYDAVAKGSPLPPRPIVFTFDDGYADAYVNAMPILKKYNFTGTFYVITGFVGRPGYLTWAQIGEMAKEGMDIQSHSVTHIPLKGKSADVLRRELGDSKRTLERMIGQPVNFICYPSGQYDELTMVIAQEVGYLSATTTHAGVWENDAQPFEWPRIRIHGHDQLGTILKRLKFPELIP from the coding sequence GTGCGCGAGTTGCACGTCCCGATCCTGATGTATCACTACCTGTCGACGCCGCCGGAGAATGCCGACGCGATCCGGCTCGACCTCTCGGTGCCGCCCGAGCAGTTCGAGCAGGCGGTCGCCTATTTCGCCGCGCAGGGCTACCAGACGGTGAAACTGCAAGCGTTGTACGATGCCGTCGCCAAAGGCAGCCCGCTGCCGCCGCGCCCCATCGTCTTCACGTTCGATGACGGCTACGCGGACGCATACGTCAACGCGATGCCGATCCTGAAGAAGTACAACTTCACGGGAACGTTCTACGTCATCACCGGTTTCGTGGGACGACCCGGCTACCTGACCTGGGCGCAGATCGGCGAGATGGCCAAAGAGGGCATGGACATCCAGTCGCACAGCGTGACGCACATCCCGCTGAAGGGCAAGAGCGCCGACGTGCTGCGCCGCGAGTTGGGGGATTCGAAGCGCACGCTGGAGCGGATGATCGGCCAGCCGGTCAACTTCATCTGCTACCCGTCGGGGCAGTACGACGAGTTGACCATGGTGATCGCCCAGGAGGTCGGCTATCTCTCGGCGACGACCACGCACGCGGGGGTATGGGAGAACGACGCCCAGCCGTTCGAGTGGCCGCGCATCCGCATCCACGGCCACGACCAGTTGGGCACGATCCTGAAGCGCCTCAAGTTTCCCGAACTGATACCGTAG
- a CDS encoding cupin domain-containing protein translates to MKGMIPNRAEAQKPPHPEWFEGHVLVQTLIPQTATDDLEVLAVFFHDGARTMPHLHSVDQLLVVVDGRCVVATEHARIEIATGQTAIVPKGEWHWHGAVAHADACHLSIKKPGPTDWNQPLKNFNER, encoded by the coding sequence ATGAAGGGTATGATTCCCAACCGCGCCGAGGCGCAGAAGCCGCCCCATCCCGAATGGTTCGAGGGGCACGTGCTGGTGCAGACGCTCATCCCGCAGACCGCGACCGACGACCTGGAGGTGCTGGCCGTCTTCTTCCACGACGGCGCGCGCACGATGCCGCACCTGCACTCGGTCGACCAGTTGCTGGTGGTGGTCGACGGGCGCTGCGTAGTGGCGACCGAGCACGCGCGCATCGAAATCGCGACCGGCCAGACGGCGATCGTGCCCAAGGGCGAGTGGCACTGGCATGGCGCGGTGGCGCACGCCGATGCCTGCCACCTGTCGATCAAGAAGCCCGGCCCGACCGACTGGAACCAGCCGCTGAAGAACTTCAACGAGCGCTAG
- a CDS encoding class I SAM-dependent methyltransferase, with protein MTTASTTTPAITELPEDRHWWFASRVRAIFAVTASLLGRNLRVLDVGCGAGNMMHHLVRFGPVKGVEIDPRPLKLAQQRGYDVKLADAGAGIPHADAQFDLVSALDVIEHTKDDVAVLKECARVLSPGGHVLVTVPAFMFLWSRNDELNAHERRYTAGALRRTLEAAGFTVQRVTYNNFFVFPLAALLILMRRGTQQAPDLRSHHTSADEYQVEMEPASPPVNAVLTIVGQVEAALLRVLNLPWGTSLIALAQKS; from the coding sequence TTGACGACTGCATCCACCACAACACCTGCCATTACGGAACTGCCGGAAGACCGCCACTGGTGGTTTGCCAGCCGCGTGCGCGCGATCTTCGCCGTCACGGCGTCGCTGCTCGGCCGCAACCTACGCGTGCTCGACGTCGGCTGCGGCGCGGGTAACATGATGCACCACCTGGTGCGCTTCGGACCGGTGAAGGGCGTCGAGATCGACCCGCGGCCGTTGAAGCTGGCGCAGCAGCGCGGCTACGACGTGAAGCTGGCCGACGCCGGCGCAGGCATCCCGCACGCCGACGCGCAGTTCGATCTGGTGAGTGCGCTCGACGTGATCGAGCACACCAAAGACGATGTGGCCGTGCTGAAGGAGTGCGCGCGGGTGCTGTCGCCGGGGGGGCACGTGCTGGTGACGGTGCCGGCGTTCATGTTCCTGTGGAGTCGCAACGACGAGCTGAACGCGCACGAGCGGCGCTACACGGCGGGCGCGTTGCGGCGCACGCTGGAGGCGGCGGGCTTCACGGTGCAGCGGGTGACCTACAACAACTTCTTCGTCTTCCCGCTGGCGGCGCTGCTGATCCTGATGCGGCGCGGCACGCAGCAGGCGCCCGACCTGCGCTCGCATCACACGAGTGCGGACGAGTACCAGGTGGAGATGGAGCCGGCGTCGCCGCCGGTCAATGCGGTGCTGACGATCGTCGGCCAGGTGGAGGCGGCGCTGCTGCGCGTGCTCAACCTGCCGTGGGGCACGTCGCTGATTGCGCTGGCGCAGAAATCGTAG
- the pstB gene encoding phosphate ABC transporter ATP-binding protein produces MEVRNLSAWYGHTQAIRDVSLHIPANSITAIIGPSGCGKSTLIRCLNRMHEVLRGTRVKGQVVLDDNDIYAPSVDPVLVRRLIGMVFQKPNPFPMMSVYDNVVAGYRLGKEAERARLDEIVERSLRQAALWDEVRDKLQQSGASLSGGQQQRLCIARTIAVEPEVILMDEPCSALDPIATLKIEDLMQELRKRFTIVIVTHNMQQAARVSEQTAFMLAGAERIGELIEIGPTRQIFTNPHDKRTEDYITGRFG; encoded by the coding sequence ATGGAAGTGCGGAATCTGTCGGCCTGGTATGGGCACACACAGGCCATTCGCGATGTCTCGCTGCATATCCCGGCCAACTCGATCACGGCGATCATCGGCCCCTCGGGCTGCGGCAAGTCCACGCTGATCCGCTGTCTGAACCGCATGCACGAGGTGCTGCGCGGCACGCGCGTCAAAGGCCAGGTCGTGCTCGACGATAACGACATTTATGCGCCGTCGGTGGATCCGGTGCTGGTGCGCCGGCTGATCGGCATGGTCTTTCAGAAGCCGAACCCGTTCCCGATGATGTCGGTGTATGATAATGTGGTTGCGGGCTACCGCCTGGGCAAGGAAGCGGAGCGCGCCCGGCTGGACGAGATCGTCGAGCGCAGCCTGCGGCAGGCGGCGCTCTGGGACGAAGTCAGGGACAAGCTGCAGCAGTCGGGCGCGTCGCTCTCCGGCGGCCAGCAGCAGCGCCTGTGCATTGCGCGCACCATCGCCGTCGAGCCGGAGGTGATCCTGATGGATGAGCCGTGCTCCGCGCTCGACCCGATCGCCACGCTCAAGATCGAAGACCTGATGCAGGAGCTGCGCAAGCGCTTCACGATCGTGATTGTCACGCACAACATGCAGCAGGCCGCGCGCGTCTCGGAGCAGACGGCATTCATGCTGGCTGGCGCCGAGCGCATCGGCGAATTGATCGAGATCGGGCCGACCCGGCAGATATTCACCAACCCGCACGACAAGCGCACGGAAGATTACATCACGGGCCGGTTCGGGTAG
- the modA gene encoding molybdate ABC transporter substrate-binding protein, whose product MYRLWSVIWLALAVFLLPGCGDSTTPVTPHGELTVFAAASLTDAFNEIGQNFSAANPGANVLFSYAGSNALAAQIAQGAPADLFASANKAQMDAVVKTGRIDGDGTRTFARNRLVAIVAKGVNKAARLPDLTSPGLKIVLADKAVPVGQYALDYLDKAVKDPAFGAGYKAAVLKNVVSYEQDVKAVLAKVALGEADAGIVYTTDVQGANADKVQKIEIPDVLNTVAEYPIGVLKDSRNAAQAKKFFDYVLSPEAQQVLSKYGFVPANK is encoded by the coding sequence ATGTATCGACTGTGGTCTGTCATATGGCTGGCGCTGGCCGTGTTCCTGCTGCCGGGCTGCGGCGATAGCACGACGCCCGTTACGCCGCACGGTGAACTGACCGTCTTCGCGGCCGCGTCGCTGACCGATGCCTTCAACGAGATCGGCCAGAACTTCAGCGCCGCCAACCCCGGCGCGAATGTGCTGTTCAGCTACGCCGGCTCGAACGCGCTGGCCGCGCAGATCGCGCAGGGCGCGCCCGCCGACCTGTTTGCCAGCGCGAACAAGGCGCAGATGGACGCCGTCGTGAAAACGGGCCGCATCGACGGCGACGGTACCCGCACCTTCGCGCGCAATCGTCTGGTGGCGATTGTCGCCAAAGGCGTGAACAAAGCGGCGCGGCTGCCGGACCTGACGAGCCCGGGGCTCAAGATCGTGCTGGCGGACAAAGCCGTGCCGGTCGGGCAGTACGCGCTCGACTATCTGGACAAGGCGGTCAAAGACCCAGCTTTCGGGGCGGGATACAAGGCTGCCGTGCTGAAGAACGTCGTCTCGTACGAGCAGGATGTCAAAGCGGTGCTGGCGAAGGTCGCGCTCGGCGAGGCCGACGCGGGCATCGTGTACACAACCGACGTGCAGGGCGCCAACGCCGACAAGGTACAGAAAATCGAAATCCCCGATGTGCTTAACACGGTCGCGGAATATCCGATCGGCGTCCTGAAGGATTCCAGGAACGCCGCGCAGGCGAAGAAGTTCTTTGATTACGTGCTGTCGCCCGAGGCACAGCAGGTGCTGTCCAAATACGGCTTCGTGCCGGCGAACAAGTAG
- a CDS encoding alpha/beta hydrolase, protein MRQANPSVSSTRARRVMLAVAAAIALLALGGYFAVGYVASDRLTRPRRDFSPDVPPRTPAVPFTDVRLPARSDGVAVAGSFIPRQGATRAIIMVHGKDNNRKQEWDGRWVELAADFQRAGFAVLLIDLRGHGQSGDGRFTFGLVERRDVLGAYDWLQSQGFAPGHIGVLGLSLGGASSIGAAAGETGFGAVVVDSMFAEFPWVLEQRWTAESGLPNAFIPSALFMSNFVVGANLNDAKPDAEIGRIAPRPLLIIYSNGDKSITPQHFAALKAAAPGADTWEVSGPDHAQIYNTFPAEYTRRAVANFERMPK, encoded by the coding sequence GTGCGCCAGGCAAACCCGTCCGTATCGTCCACCCGCGCCCGCCGTGTCATGTTGGCGGTCGCTGCCGCCATCGCGCTACTGGCGCTGGGCGGCTACTTCGCGGTCGGCTATGTCGCTTCCGACCGGCTGACGCGGCCGCGCCGCGACTTCTCGCCCGACGTGCCGCCGCGCACACCGGCCGTGCCGTTCACCGATGTGCGCCTCCCGGCGCGCAGCGATGGCGTCGCCGTCGCCGGCTCGTTCATCCCGCGCCAGGGCGCCACCCGCGCCATCATCATGGTGCACGGCAAGGACAACAATCGCAAGCAGGAGTGGGACGGCCGCTGGGTCGAGCTGGCGGCCGACTTCCAGCGCGCCGGTTTCGCCGTGCTGCTGATCGATCTGCGCGGGCATGGCCAGAGCGGCGACGGCCGCTTCACCTTTGGCCTGGTCGAGCGGCGCGACGTGCTCGGCGCGTACGACTGGCTGCAGAGTCAGGGCTTCGCGCCCGGCCATATCGGCGTGCTCGGCCTCTCGTTGGGCGGCGCGTCGAGCATCGGCGCGGCCGCCGGGGAGACCGGCTTCGGCGCGGTCGTCGTGGACAGCATGTTCGCGGAGTTCCCGTGGGTGCTGGAGCAGCGCTGGACGGCCGAGTCGGGCCTGCCGAACGCCTTCATTCCGTCCGCGCTGTTCATGTCGAACTTCGTCGTCGGCGCCAACCTGAACGACGCGAAGCCCGACGCCGAGATCGGGCGGATCGCCCCGCGGCCGCTGTTGATCATTTACAGCAACGGTGACAAAAGCATCACGCCGCAGCACTTCGCCGCGCTCAAGGCGGCCGCGCCCGGCGCCGACACGTGGGAGGTGAGCGGCCCGGATCACGCGCAGATCTACAACACCTTCCCGGCCGAATACACCCGTCGGGCTGTCGCTAACTTCGAGAGAATGCCGAAGTAG
- a CDS encoding LysM peptidoglycan-binding domain-containing protein — protein sequence MSVRIVLSTAAVLCVALLLSVLAACDRLAPDFVPAPAGTPPTAGTPAVLLPPTTGGPTRAPATTPITTTRAATGVAPTPLPAGTPTPLLTPSQTFRYIVQADDTLSSIAARFKTSVEMLVLLNSLPSDLIAVGQQLVIPGAPPTATSTPRPPTPTNTPRPTPRTYVVRLGDTLSAIAKRYGTTVTVIMQYNGLKSEVLVPGQVLRIP from the coding sequence TTGAGCGTTCGAATCGTCCTGAGCACGGCTGCCGTATTGTGCGTCGCGCTGCTGCTGTCTGTGCTCGCCGCCTGCGACCGGCTCGCGCCGGATTTCGTGCCCGCGCCCGCGGGGACGCCGCCGACCGCCGGCACCCCGGCGGTCTTGCTGCCGCCAACCACCGGCGGCCCGACCCGCGCACCTGCCACCACGCCGATCACCACAACGCGCGCCGCCACCGGCGTGGCGCCGACGCCTCTGCCGGCCGGCACGCCGACGCCGCTGCTCACCCCCTCACAGACGTTTCGCTATATTGTGCAAGCCGACGACACGCTGTCGTCCATCGCCGCGCGGTTCAAGACCAGTGTGGAGATGCTCGTCCTGCTGAACAGCCTGCCCAGCGACCTGATCGCCGTCGGCCAGCAACTCGTCATACCGGGCGCGCCGCCGACCGCCACCAGCACGCCGCGCCCGCCGACCCCGACCAACACGCCCCGGCCAACGCCCCGCACCTACGTGGTGCGCCTCGGCGACACCCTGAGCGCGATCGCCAAGCGTTACGGCACCACCGTCACCGTCATCATGCAGTACAACGGGCTCAAGAGCGAAGTGCTCGTGCCCGGGCAGGTTCTGCGCATACCCTGA
- the phoU gene encoding phosphate signaling complex protein PhoU: protein MRRTFDQELKHLQDDILLMGSMTEKAVERSVEALRTRDVAMAKQVIADDAEINRTRFAIEDQCVAVIAQQQPMARDLRRITAALIIANELERMADHAQGIAKINVMMGAEPLLKPLVDIPRMAEKTIEMTHAALDAFVRGDVEQAKRVARDDDAVDALYEQVYRELLVFMFNDPHTITRATWLLWVAHNLERVGDRATNICERVVYMVSGELVEYNIS from the coding sequence ATGCGGCGGACATTCGACCAGGAGTTGAAGCACCTGCAGGACGACATCCTGCTGATGGGCAGCATGACCGAGAAAGCGGTCGAGCGCTCGGTGGAGGCGCTGCGTACGCGCGACGTGGCGATGGCCAAGCAGGTCATCGCGGACGACGCGGAGATCAACCGCACGCGCTTCGCGATCGAGGACCAGTGCGTCGCCGTCATCGCCCAGCAGCAGCCGATGGCGCGCGATCTGCGGCGCATCACGGCCGCGCTGATCATCGCCAACGAACTGGAGCGCATGGCCGATCACGCGCAGGGCATCGCCAAGATCAATGTGATGATGGGCGCCGAGCCCCTGCTCAAACCGCTGGTCGACATCCCGCGCATGGCCGAGAAGACGATTGAGATGACGCACGCCGCGCTCGACGCGTTCGTGCGCGGCGATGTGGAGCAGGCCAAGCGCGTGGCGCGCGACGACGACGCCGTGGATGCGCTCTACGAGCAGGTCTACCGGGAACTGCTGGTCTTCATGTTCAACGACCCGCACACGATCACGCGCGCGACGTGGCTGCTCTGGGTGGCGCACAATTTGGAGCGCGTCGGCGACCGGGCGACCAACATCTGCGAGCGCGTGGTGTATATGGTCTCCGGCGAGCTGGTCGAGTACAACATTTCCTAG
- the purB gene encoding adenylosuccinate lyase: protein MTMSTDYATYQSAFSWRYGSAPLRAVWSEVHKRKLWRRIWVALAETQHELGLVAAEQVADLRAHQDAIDIQRALAIESEIHHDLMAEVRAYAEQCPVGGGIIHLGATSMDVEDNADALRVRDSLDIIIDKCRALLVVFARQVERYADLPAMAFTHLQPAEPTTVGYRLAQYAQDALIDYSELTRVRAGLKGKGFKGAVGTSASYGELLGARVAEFEPQLMARLGLDAFPVATQVYARKQDWLVLNALAGLAQTLYKFAFDLRLLQSPPLGEWSEPFRERQVGSSAMPFKRNPINAEKIDSLARYLAALPRVAWDDAAHTLLERTLDDSANRRLILPDAFLAADELLMTAQRILDGLRVHEAAVARNLDTYGVFAATERLLMALARHGADRQAMHELIRNHAMAAWAEVAQGRANPLADRLCADPRVLAHVGADEARALLDASGYVGDAPQRARALARAIKVAIAA from the coding sequence ATGACCATGAGCACCGACTACGCCACCTACCAGTCCGCCTTTTCCTGGCGCTACGGCTCCGCGCCGCTGCGCGCCGTCTGGAGCGAGGTGCACAAGCGCAAGCTCTGGCGGCGCATCTGGGTCGCGCTGGCCGAGACGCAGCATGAGCTCGGACTCGTGGCGGCCGAACAGGTTGCCGACCTGCGCGCGCACCAGGACGCGATCGACATCCAGCGCGCGCTGGCGATCGAGAGCGAAATCCACCACGATCTGATGGCCGAGGTGCGCGCCTATGCCGAGCAGTGCCCGGTCGGAGGCGGCATCATCCACCTCGGCGCAACGTCGATGGACGTCGAAGACAACGCCGACGCGCTGCGCGTGCGCGACTCGCTCGACATCATCATCGACAAGTGCCGCGCGCTGCTGGTCGTGTTCGCGCGTCAGGTCGAGCGCTACGCCGATCTGCCCGCGATGGCGTTCACGCACCTCCAGCCCGCCGAGCCAACGACGGTCGGCTATCGCCTGGCGCAGTATGCGCAGGATGCGCTGATCGACTATAGCGAGTTGACGCGCGTGCGCGCGGGCCTGAAGGGCAAGGGCTTTAAGGGTGCAGTCGGCACCAGCGCCTCGTATGGCGAGTTGCTGGGCGCGCGCGTCGCCGAGTTTGAGCCGCAATTAATGGCGCGCCTGGGCCTGGACGCCTTCCCGGTCGCGACACAAGTGTATGCGCGTAAGCAGGACTGGCTGGTGCTGAACGCACTGGCCGGGCTGGCGCAGACGCTCTATAAGTTCGCGTTTGACCTGCGCCTGCTGCAATCGCCGCCGCTCGGCGAGTGGTCGGAGCCGTTTCGCGAGCGGCAGGTCGGCTCGTCGGCAATGCCGTTCAAACGCAACCCGATCAACGCGGAGAAGATCGACTCGCTGGCGCGCTACCTGGCGGCGCTGCCGCGCGTAGCCTGGGACGACGCCGCGCACACCCTGCTGGAGCGCACGCTGGACGACTCGGCCAACCGCCGGCTGATCCTGCCTGACGCGTTCCTGGCCGCCGACGAACTGCTGATGACGGCGCAGCGTATCCTCGACGGCCTGCGGGTCCACGAGGCGGCGGTGGCGCGCAACCTGGACACCTACGGCGTGTTCGCAGCGACCGAGCGCCTGCTGATGGCGCTGGCGCGGCACGGCGCCGACCGGCAGGCGATGCACGAGTTGATCCGCAATCATGCGATGGCGGCCTGGGCCGAAGTGGCGCAGGGGCGCGCGAACCCGTTGGCCGACCGGCTGTGCGCCGACCCGCGCGTCCTGGCGCACGTGGGCGCGGACGAAGCGCGCGCCCTGCTCGACGCCTCCGGCTACGTCGGCGATGCGCCGCAGCGCGCCCGCGCGCTGGCGCGGGCCATCAAGGTTGCGATCGCGGCGTAG